One Mycolicibacter sp. MU0083 DNA window includes the following coding sequences:
- a CDS encoding transglycosylase family protein: MRKFTAVATGVLLIGAAHSAGDAYADRIDWDAIASCESGGDWSADTGNGAYGGLGISAEDWRANGGDGLPSQATQQQQIAVANRILANRGPGAWSACAARGVGSDSAPIGSLTHYVTELYDNAERPVAQAD; this comes from the coding sequence ATGAGGAAATTCACAGCGGTGGCGACCGGTGTCCTGCTGATCGGCGCCGCCCATTCGGCCGGTGATGCCTATGCCGACCGCATCGACTGGGACGCCATCGCCTCCTGCGAGTCCGGGGGAGACTGGTCGGCCGATACCGGTAACGGGGCGTACGGCGGATTGGGGATCAGCGCCGAGGACTGGCGCGCCAACGGCGGGGACGGGTTGCCCTCGCAGGCCACCCAGCAGCAACAGATCGCGGTGGCCAACCGCATCCTGGCCAATCGGGGACCGGGTGCGTGGTCGGCGTGTGCGGCCCGCGGCGTCGGGTCCGACTCGGCGCCGATCGGTTCGCTGACGCACTACGTCACCGAGCTCTACGACAACGCCGAGAGACCCGTCGCGCAGGCCGACTGA